A genomic segment from Polyangium mundeleinium encodes:
- the rlmN gene encoding 23S rRNA (adenine(2503)-C(2))-methyltransferase RlmN, with protein MKPAAPVHPIARLPEEWRDALAARGERAFAAKQIFNWIHRHGVVDPAAMTNVSARLRAALAEEGLGSIAEIVHVHRSADGTRKLVVRLKDGATIETVLLPAVSGPGARQESEIDADAAAADDDEEEDDATTEEAFRGKTRVTQCISTQVGCAMGCVFCASGVAGWKRHLGPEEIVAQILLGRALLDEDEALRNVVFMGMGEPLHNYEGTARALRLLTHPDGIALSTRRVTVSTSGLVPEIARLGRDFNGQIALAISLHAADDESRSALMPINKKYPIAELLAALKAYPMQRRRRITIEYTLVSGKNDDVAEANKLARLLRGVPVKINLIPMNPIEASTLGPPEMTRVFAFQKALVGAGYSCFIRRRRGDDVSAACGQLVLLGAKPKVKAFRNSAS; from the coding sequence GTGAAGCCTGCCGCCCCCGTCCATCCCATCGCGCGTCTCCCCGAAGAATGGCGCGACGCGCTCGCCGCGCGCGGCGAGCGGGCCTTCGCGGCCAAGCAGATCTTCAACTGGATTCACCGCCACGGCGTCGTCGACCCCGCCGCGATGACCAACGTGTCCGCGCGCCTGCGCGCCGCCCTCGCCGAGGAAGGGCTCGGATCGATCGCCGAGATCGTGCACGTCCACCGCTCGGCCGACGGCACGCGCAAGCTCGTCGTGCGCTTGAAGGACGGCGCCACGATCGAGACTGTCCTCCTGCCCGCGGTGAGTGGCCCCGGCGCGCGCCAGGAGTCCGAGATCGACGCCGACGCGGCCGCCGCGGACGACGACGAGGAAGAGGACGACGCGACCACGGAGGAGGCCTTTCGCGGGAAAACCCGCGTGACCCAGTGCATCTCCACGCAGGTCGGCTGCGCGATGGGGTGCGTGTTCTGCGCGAGCGGCGTGGCTGGGTGGAAGCGGCACCTCGGGCCGGAGGAGATCGTCGCGCAGATCCTGCTCGGGCGCGCGCTGCTCGACGAGGATGAGGCGCTGCGGAACGTCGTGTTCATGGGCATGGGCGAGCCGCTGCACAACTACGAGGGCACGGCACGCGCGCTGCGGCTGCTCACGCACCCCGACGGGATCGCGCTCTCCACGCGCCGCGTGACCGTCTCGACCTCGGGCCTCGTCCCGGAGATCGCGCGGCTCGGTCGTGATTTCAATGGGCAGATCGCGCTCGCCATCTCGCTGCACGCGGCCGACGACGAGAGCCGCTCGGCGCTGATGCCCATCAACAAGAAGTACCCGATCGCGGAGCTGCTCGCGGCGCTCAAGGCCTACCCGATGCAACGGCGAAGGCGCATCACGATCGAGTACACGCTCGTCTCCGGGAAAAACGACGACGTGGCCGAGGCGAACAAACTCGCGCGGCTGCTCCGGGGCGTGCCGGTGAAGATCAATTTGATCCCGATGAACCCGATCGAGGCCTCGACGCTCGGGCCGCCCGAGATGACGCGCGTCTTCGCGTTCCAGAAGGCCCTCGTGGGCGCGGGTTACTCGTGCTTCATCCGGCGCCGGCGCGGGGACGATGTCTCGGCCGCGTGCGGGCAGCTCGTGCTGCTCGGGGCGAAGCCGAAGGTCAAGGCATTCAGGAACTCGGCGTCGTAG
- the aceB gene encoding malate synthase A — translation MHGTSSQVAILGPNTPSQGDVLTPEALRFITDLTRAFRGRIDALLARRAERRARFLAGERPDFLEETAELRAAPWSVAAIPDDIQDRRVEITGPVDRKMIINALNSGANVFMADFEDATSPTFANLVEGQKNLADAVRGSIGYVDPTSGKSYTLGERTAVLFVRPRGLHLPEKHVLVDGLPVPGSLFDFGLYFFHNASALVERGKRPYFYLPKLESHLEARLWNDVFLRAQAELDLPPGTLRATVLIETLPAAFEMDEILYELRDHSAGLNCGRWDYIFSFIKKLGSDPAFILPDRGLITMDRPFLKAYTDLVVKTCHRRGAHAMGGMAAQIPIKGDEARGRAALDKVRADKLREVHAGHDGTWVAHPGLVPIARQIFDAHMDGPNQLDVKREDVNVHAEDLLRVPDGPRTEAGLRHNIKVGILYIEAWLRGVGCVPLYDLMEDAATAEICRAQVWQWQHHGVSVEGTPLDHARLVRTIDETMEELAKERGAEAFAHGRFEEARELFTTLTTSEELEEFLTLPAYERLLALSSNLAGKTDTSPVAA, via the coding sequence ATGCACGGAACCTCCTCGCAGGTCGCCATCCTCGGTCCGAACACCCCCTCCCAGGGCGATGTGCTCACGCCCGAGGCGCTTCGCTTCATAACCGACCTCACGCGCGCCTTTCGCGGGCGCATCGACGCGCTCCTCGCCCGGCGAGCCGAGCGGCGCGCGCGCTTCCTCGCCGGCGAGCGCCCCGATTTCCTCGAAGAGACGGCCGAGCTCCGCGCCGCCCCTTGGTCCGTCGCGGCCATCCCCGACGACATCCAGGATCGACGCGTCGAGATCACCGGCCCCGTCGACCGGAAGATGATCATCAATGCCCTGAACTCCGGCGCGAACGTGTTCATGGCCGACTTCGAAGACGCGACGTCGCCGACATTCGCGAACCTCGTCGAAGGGCAAAAAAATCTCGCCGACGCCGTGCGGGGCTCGATCGGCTACGTCGATCCCACGTCGGGCAAGTCGTACACGCTCGGAGAACGAACGGCCGTCCTCTTCGTTCGACCGCGCGGGCTGCACCTGCCGGAGAAACACGTGCTCGTGGACGGTCTCCCCGTGCCCGGGTCGCTCTTCGATTTCGGCCTGTACTTCTTTCACAACGCCAGCGCCCTCGTGGAGCGCGGCAAGCGCCCCTATTTCTACCTGCCGAAGCTCGAGAGCCACCTCGAGGCGCGCCTCTGGAACGACGTCTTTTTGCGCGCGCAGGCCGAGCTGGATCTGCCGCCCGGCACCCTTCGCGCCACCGTGCTCATCGAGACGCTGCCCGCTGCGTTCGAGATGGACGAGATCCTCTACGAGCTGCGCGACCACTCGGCCGGGCTGAACTGCGGCCGCTGGGACTACATCTTCAGCTTCATCAAGAAGCTCGGCTCCGATCCGGCATTCATCCTGCCAGACCGTGGCCTGATCACGATGGATCGTCCGTTCCTGAAGGCCTACACGGACCTCGTCGTCAAGACGTGCCACCGCCGCGGCGCACACGCGATGGGCGGAATGGCCGCGCAGATCCCGATCAAAGGCGACGAAGCGCGCGGCCGCGCCGCCCTGGACAAGGTTCGAGCGGACAAACTCCGCGAGGTGCACGCGGGACACGACGGGACGTGGGTCGCGCACCCGGGGCTCGTGCCGATCGCGCGCCAGATCTTCGACGCGCACATGGACGGACCCAACCAGCTCGACGTGAAGCGCGAAGACGTGAACGTCCACGCGGAGGATCTGCTGCGTGTCCCCGACGGTCCGCGCACCGAGGCGGGGCTCCGGCACAACATCAAGGTCGGCATCCTCTACATCGAGGCATGGCTACGCGGCGTGGGATGCGTGCCGCTCTACGACCTGATGGAAGACGCCGCGACGGCCGAGATCTGCCGCGCGCAAGTCTGGCAGTGGCAACACCACGGCGTGTCCGTCGAGGGCACGCCGCTCGATCACGCGCGGCTCGTCCGGACGATCGACGAGACGATGGAAGAGCTCGCAAAGGAGCGCGGCGCCGAGGCCTTCGCCCACGGTCGCTTCGAGGAAGCCCGCGAGCTCTTCACCACGCTGACCACCTCGGAGGAGCTCGAGGAGTTCCTCACGCTGCCCGCGTACGAACGTCTCCTCGCCCTGTCTTCCAATTTGGCGGGGAAAACCGACACGTCGCCCGTCGCCGCATGA
- a CDS encoding helix-turn-helix domain-containing protein, protein MAENTMLGGKVRALRRRENMTQGQLADRLGISPSYLNLIENNRRPLTAPMLIKLAQLFELDLSTFGTSGDVSIVSDLREAFGDPLFDNHNVTTSDLKELAGSSPALAKAVIALYRAYRDTRESAETLSERLEGGEGVAGMEPTRLPTEEVNDLIQRHMNHFPTLEDAADEVRARSRLESDDVYRSLVRYLDQEHGVDVRLLHVADERKAMRRYDREARRLSLSELLPPRSRRFQLAHQIGLLSASDTIDRLLESESGLSNPESRALARVALANYFAAALLMPYVPFYEAARAERYDIELLAHRFGTSFEQVCHRLTTLRRPSAEGVPFHFLRIDIAGNISKRFSGSGIRFARFNGACPRWAVHTAFLTPGMIRVQLSRMTDGTRYFCVARTVRNDRGGYHAPHSMLSVSIGCEARFAKELVYSDGVDVESHEALVPVGVTCRLCEHHDCEQRVFPPMQHPLRIDENLRGVSFFGPTPKR, encoded by the coding sequence ATGGCCGAAAATACGATGCTGGGCGGAAAGGTGAGGGCGCTGCGTCGACGCGAAAACATGACGCAGGGGCAACTGGCCGATCGGCTGGGGATCTCTCCGAGCTACCTCAACCTGATCGAGAACAACCGGCGCCCCCTCACAGCGCCCATGCTCATCAAGCTGGCGCAGCTCTTCGAACTCGACCTGTCCACGTTCGGGACAAGCGGAGACGTCTCGATCGTCTCGGATCTACGCGAAGCCTTCGGTGATCCGCTCTTCGACAACCACAACGTGACGACGAGCGATCTGAAGGAGCTCGCAGGCAGCTCGCCCGCCCTCGCAAAAGCCGTCATCGCCCTCTATCGCGCCTATCGCGATACCCGAGAATCCGCCGAAACACTGTCCGAGCGGCTCGAAGGAGGCGAAGGCGTGGCCGGCATGGAGCCCACGCGATTGCCCACGGAAGAGGTCAACGACCTGATCCAGCGGCACATGAACCACTTCCCCACGCTCGAGGACGCCGCCGACGAAGTCCGCGCCCGCAGCAGGCTCGAATCCGACGACGTCTACCGTTCGCTCGTGCGCTACCTCGATCAGGAGCACGGCGTCGATGTCCGCCTGCTGCACGTCGCCGACGAACGCAAGGCCATGCGCCGCTACGATCGCGAAGCACGGCGCCTCAGTCTGTCCGAGCTTCTGCCGCCGCGCAGCCGGCGCTTCCAGCTCGCGCACCAGATCGGCCTGCTCTCGGCAAGCGACACCATCGACAGGCTGCTCGAAAGCGAGAGCGGTCTCTCCAACCCGGAATCACGCGCGCTCGCCCGCGTAGCACTCGCCAACTACTTCGCCGCCGCGCTGCTCATGCCCTACGTGCCGTTCTACGAGGCCGCGCGCGCCGAGCGATACGACATCGAGCTCCTGGCCCACCGCTTCGGCACGAGCTTCGAGCAAGTCTGCCACCGCCTGACCACCCTGCGCCGGCCAAGCGCCGAGGGCGTGCCCTTCCACTTCCTGCGCATCGACATCGCCGGCAACATCTCCAAACGCTTCAGCGGCTCCGGCATCCGCTTCGCGCGCTTCAACGGCGCCTGCCCTCGCTGGGCCGTCCACACGGCGTTCCTGACCCCAGGGATGATCCGGGTGCAGCTCTCCCGCATGACCGACGGGACGAGGTACTTCTGCGTCGCAAGGACCGTGCGCAACGATCGCGGCGGCTACCACGCGCCCCACTCGATGCTCTCCGTGAGCATCGGCTGCGAGGCAAGGTTCGCCAAAGAGCTCGTGTATTCCGACGGCGTCGACGTGGAGAGCCACGAAGCCCTCGTTCCCGTAGGCGTGACGTGCAGGCTCTGCGAGCACCACGACTGCGAGCAACGCGTCTTCCCGCCGATGCAGCACCCCCTCCGGATCGACGAGAACCTGCGCGGCGTGAGCTTTTTCGGGCCCACGCCGAAGCGATGA
- the aceA gene encoding isocitrate lyase — protein sequence MSVAYPLPVRSSAVPSNGLVPNRWEGIARPYTEADVERLRGSFHIEHTIAKLGAQRLWELLHTEDYVAALGALTGNQAMQQVRAGLKAIYLSGWQVAADANLAGEMYPDQSLYPANSVPSVVRRINQALLRADQIEHAEGKRERHWLAPIVADAEAGFGGPLNAFELMKGMIEAGAAGVHFEDQLASEKKCGHMGGKVLVPTSQFVRTLVAARLASDVMGVPTLLVARTDADSAKLLTSDVDPRDRPFLTGQRTPEGFFQFKGGLDAAIARALAYAPYADMIWCETSTPDLDEARKFAESVHEKFPGKLLAYNCSPSFNWKKNLDDLTIAKFQRELGALGYKFQFVTLAGFHALNHGMYELAREYKVRGMSAYSELQQAEFAAEKAGYTATRHQREVGTGYFDQVAQVVSGGLASTLALNESTEAHQF from the coding sequence ATGTCCGTCGCGTATCCGCTTCCCGTTCGATCGTCCGCTGTCCCCAGCAACGGCCTCGTGCCGAACCGCTGGGAAGGCATCGCCCGTCCGTACACGGAGGCCGACGTCGAGCGCCTGCGCGGCTCGTTCCACATCGAGCACACGATCGCGAAGCTCGGCGCGCAGCGGCTCTGGGAGCTCTTGCACACCGAGGACTACGTGGCAGCGCTCGGCGCCCTGACGGGCAACCAGGCCATGCAGCAGGTGCGCGCCGGGCTGAAGGCGATCTACCTGAGCGGCTGGCAGGTCGCGGCGGACGCAAACCTCGCAGGCGAGATGTACCCGGATCAGAGCCTCTACCCGGCCAACAGCGTCCCGAGCGTGGTGCGACGGATCAACCAAGCCCTGCTCCGCGCCGACCAGATCGAGCACGCCGAGGGCAAACGAGAGCGGCACTGGCTCGCGCCGATCGTGGCCGACGCAGAGGCCGGCTTCGGCGGGCCGCTGAACGCCTTCGAGCTGATGAAGGGGATGATCGAGGCCGGCGCCGCAGGCGTGCATTTCGAGGACCAGCTCGCCTCGGAGAAGAAGTGCGGCCACATGGGCGGCAAGGTGCTGGTGCCGACGAGCCAGTTCGTCCGGACGCTCGTGGCCGCGCGGCTCGCGTCGGACGTGATGGGCGTGCCAACGCTCCTCGTGGCCCGCACGGACGCCGACAGCGCGAAGCTGCTGACGAGCGACGTGGATCCGCGAGATCGCCCGTTCCTGACAGGGCAGCGCACGCCCGAGGGATTCTTCCAGTTCAAGGGCGGGCTCGACGCAGCCATCGCGCGCGCGCTCGCCTACGCGCCCTACGCAGACATGATCTGGTGCGAGACGAGCACGCCGGACCTCGACGAAGCGCGCAAGTTCGCCGAGAGCGTCCACGAAAAGTTCCCGGGCAAGCTGCTCGCCTACAACTGCTCGCCGTCCTTCAACTGGAAGAAGAATCTCGACGATCTGACGATCGCAAAGTTCCAGCGCGAGCTCGGCGCGCTGGGCTACAAGTTCCAGTTCGTCACGCTGGCCGGCTTCCACGCGCTGAACCACGGGATGTACGAGCTCGCCCGCGAGTACAAAGTGCGCGGCATGAGCGCCTACTCGGAGCTGCAGCAAGCCGAGTTCGCCGCAGAGAAAGCCGGCTACACGGCCACGCGCCACCAACGCGAGGTAGGCACAGGCTACTTCGATCAGGTCGCGCAGGTCGTCTCAGGCGGCCTCGCCTCGACACTCGCGCTGAACGAGTCGACCGAAGCCCACCAGTTCTAG
- the murI gene encoding glutamate racemase has translation MTTSHLDPDAPLGVFDSGLGGLTVVRALRARCPAEDIVYLGDTARVPYGTRSAETVVRYALGCARVLVNRGVKAIVVACNTVSAVALDMLRVELDRPVLGVIVPGARAAVAAAEGGAVGVLGTTGTITSGAYPRAVASLSTRTEVFGQPAPLLVSLAEEGWLEGEVPRLVSQRYLEPLVRAGARCVVLGCTHFPLLQQVIEAEAASIAGKPIPIVDSASATADDVSTFLAERGQRTTRTTRGKLELFVTDLPKSFSTVAERFLGEPLGDVHQIDL, from the coding sequence GTGACGACCTCGCACCTGGATCCCGACGCACCGCTTGGCGTCTTCGACTCCGGCCTCGGCGGGTTGACCGTCGTGCGCGCGCTTCGTGCGCGGTGCCCTGCGGAGGACATCGTCTACCTCGGTGACACGGCGCGCGTGCCTTACGGGACGCGATCTGCGGAGACGGTCGTGCGTTACGCGCTCGGGTGCGCGCGGGTCCTCGTGAATCGCGGCGTGAAGGCGATCGTGGTCGCGTGCAACACGGTCAGCGCCGTGGCGCTCGACATGCTGCGCGTGGAGCTCGATAGGCCCGTGCTCGGCGTGATCGTGCCGGGCGCGCGGGCGGCGGTCGCGGCGGCGGAGGGCGGGGCGGTGGGTGTGCTCGGCACGACGGGGACGATCACCTCGGGCGCGTATCCGCGCGCGGTTGCTTCGCTCTCTACGCGGACCGAGGTGTTTGGCCAGCCTGCGCCGCTGCTCGTCTCGCTGGCGGAGGAGGGGTGGCTCGAAGGCGAGGTGCCGCGGCTCGTCTCGCAGCGTTACCTCGAACCGCTGGTGCGCGCGGGGGCGCGCTGCGTGGTGCTCGGATGCACGCATTTCCCCCTGCTCCAACAGGTGATCGAGGCTGAAGCGGCCTCGATCGCGGGCAAGCCGATTCCGATTGTGGACAGCGCGTCGGCGACGGCGGACGACGTCTCGACGTTCCTCGCGGAGCGAGGACAACGGACGACGCGGACGACGCGGGGCAAGCTCGAGCTCTTCGTGACGGATCTCCCGAAGAGCTTTTCCACCGTCGCCGAGCGATTCTTGGGCGAACCACTCGGCGACGTGCACCAGATCGATCTTTAG
- a CDS encoding acetyl-CoA carboxylase biotin carboxylase subunit, which yields MFEKILIANRGEIACRVARTCKRLGIAVVAVYSDADANAPHVRMADEAVRIGPPPVKDSYLSMDAVIAAAKQTGARAIHPGYGLLSEKEAFCRAVNDAGIVFIGPRPEALDAFGDKIKAREVAKRVGVSPPPGTDGPIAADDVEFATREAERIGLPILVKAAGGGGGIGMQIVEDLGKLPRALTACSDRGKSAFGDARVYLERYMRAPKHIEVQILADTHGNVVALGERECSVQRRHQKIVEESPSPAPFFQGEAGEAKRKDLFEQAKRIVQSVGYVGAGTVEFVASGDGEIFFLEVNARLQVEHCVTEMVWGIDLVEQQIRVAAGERLAPEVLAAEGRGHSIEARVYAEDPAKKFAPQPGRIAKLVWAPAGGDLRIETGVEEGSEVTPFYDPMIAKVVASGRSRAEAIARLDEALALTTLELVGPAGQAATNLPFLRQVLASEAFVGGRYDTLFAEALAKEKR from the coding sequence GTGTTCGAAAAGATCCTCATCGCCAACCGCGGCGAGATCGCCTGCCGCGTCGCCCGCACCTGCAAACGCCTCGGGATTGCCGTCGTCGCCGTCTACTCGGACGCCGACGCGAACGCCCCGCACGTCCGCATGGCCGACGAAGCCGTGCGGATCGGACCGCCGCCCGTCAAGGACAGCTATCTCTCGATGGACGCGGTCATCGCCGCGGCCAAGCAGACCGGCGCGCGCGCGATCCACCCCGGCTACGGCCTGCTCAGCGAGAAAGAGGCCTTCTGCCGCGCCGTGAACGACGCCGGCATCGTCTTCATCGGCCCGCGCCCCGAGGCGCTCGACGCCTTCGGCGACAAGATCAAGGCGCGCGAGGTGGCCAAGCGCGTCGGCGTCTCGCCGCCGCCGGGCACGGACGGGCCGATCGCCGCGGACGACGTGGAGTTCGCCACGCGCGAGGCCGAGCGCATCGGCCTGCCGATCCTGGTCAAGGCCGCGGGCGGCGGCGGCGGCATCGGGATGCAGATCGTCGAGGACCTCGGAAAACTCCCGCGCGCGCTCACGGCTTGCTCGGATCGCGGCAAGAGCGCGTTTGGCGACGCGCGCGTTTACCTCGAGCGGTACATGCGCGCGCCCAAGCACATCGAGGTGCAGATCCTGGCCGACACGCACGGCAACGTGGTCGCGCTCGGCGAGCGCGAGTGCAGCGTGCAGCGCCGGCACCAGAAGATCGTGGAGGAGAGCCCCTCGCCGGCGCCGTTTTTCCAGGGCGAAGCGGGCGAGGCCAAACGGAAGGATCTCTTCGAGCAGGCCAAGCGGATCGTGCAGAGCGTCGGGTACGTCGGCGCCGGCACGGTCGAGTTCGTCGCTTCGGGCGACGGTGAAATCTTCTTCCTCGAGGTCAACGCGCGGCTCCAGGTCGAGCACTGCGTGACCGAGATGGTCTGGGGGATCGACCTCGTCGAGCAGCAGATCCGCGTCGCCGCCGGGGAGCGCCTCGCGCCCGAGGTGCTCGCGGCCGAGGGGCGAGGGCACTCGATCGAGGCGCGCGTCTACGCCGAGGATCCTGCGAAAAAGTTCGCCCCGCAGCCCGGGCGTATCGCCAAGCTCGTGTGGGCTCCGGCCGGCGGGGATTTGCGGATCGAGACCGGGGTCGAGGAGGGCTCGGAGGTCACGCCCTTCTACGATCCGATGATCGCCAAGGTCGTCGCGTCCGGCCGGAGCCGCGCCGAGGCGATCGCCCGGCTCGACGAGGCGCTCGCCCTGACCACGCTCGAGCTCGTGGGGCCTGCCGGGCAGGCGGCGACGAACCTGCCGTTCCTGCGCCAGGTGCTGGCGTCGGAGGCGTTCGTGGGCGGCCGGTACGACACGCTCTTCGCGGAGGCGCTCGCGAAAGAGAAGCGGTGA
- a CDS encoding ACT domain-containing protein codes for MSVVSDILDVGRSIVAGASGLLTRGIAMEPRPLKPQEDVETRYYLRLSAPERPGLMARIAGGLGELGVSLEQMVQPERPATPGDPVDIVVITHVAREGNVTAALERMRAEGLFAAPPRLYRIEVS; via the coding sequence GTGAGCGTGGTGAGTGACATCCTCGACGTCGGGCGCTCGATCGTGGCGGGCGCGTCGGGGCTGCTCACGCGGGGCATTGCGATGGAGCCGCGCCCGCTCAAGCCGCAGGAGGACGTCGAGACGCGGTATTACTTGCGCCTCTCGGCGCCGGAGCGGCCGGGGCTCATGGCGCGGATTGCGGGCGGGCTCGGGGAGCTCGGCGTGAGCCTGGAGCAGATGGTGCAGCCGGAGCGCCCCGCGACGCCGGGGGATCCCGTGGACATCGTGGTCATCACCCACGTGGCGCGGGAAGGGAACGTGACGGCTGCGCTCGAACGGATGCGCGCGGAGGGGCTCTTCGCCGCGCCGCCGCGCCTGTACCGCATCGAGGTCTCGTGA
- a CDS encoding phospho-sugar mutase — translation MTDLLPRAQRWLEADPDPETRAELTRLTELASSAEDPAQKASALRELAERFAGPLEFGTAGLRGVIGAGETRMNRAVVLRTSAGLARYLLAADEAAARARGVVIGYDGRRMSREFAEDTACTLAAAGIPAILSPIPCPTPVTAYAVNELGAVAGVMITASHNPPEYNGYKVYWGNGAQIIPPHDKGIAAAIDASPAAKDVPRMDLDEARAKGLVRSFPNDLDDRYLAAIAALSVRGDGDRSLAIVYTPLHGVGNRLVRAALAAAGFSRVTTVPEQAEPDGAFPTVAFPNPEEKGAMDLSFALAEREGATLILANDPDVDRLAVAVRRPEGGYTQLTGNQVGTLLGHYLLTRTPACLSDDAPVEGAQKKLVIASIVSSPMLGAIARAHGVRYEETLTGFKWIANRAMDLERAEGAAFVFGYEEALGYTVGTLVRDKDGIGAALVFAELASVIQAGGKSVLDELEALSRRYGLYASGQRSVTLPGTEGVAQIQAAMDRLRASKPSRVGALAVLALSDFQAQVRTFPDGRTEPLTLPKSNMIALDLEGGSRIIARPSGTEPKIKFYFDIREPITPGEAISAAEERAKTRMTDLEKALSALVGI, via the coding sequence ATGACCGACCTCCTCCCGCGCGCCCAACGCTGGCTCGAAGCCGACCCCGATCCCGAGACCCGCGCCGAGCTCACCCGCCTGACGGAGCTCGCCTCCTCCGCCGAAGATCCGGCGCAGAAGGCGAGCGCGCTACGGGAGCTCGCCGAGCGCTTCGCGGGCCCGCTCGAGTTCGGCACGGCTGGGCTCCGAGGCGTCATCGGCGCGGGCGAGACGCGCATGAACCGCGCGGTCGTATTGCGGACGTCGGCCGGGCTCGCGCGGTATCTCCTCGCGGCGGACGAGGCTGCCGCGCGCGCGCGAGGGGTCGTGATTGGCTACGACGGCCGGCGGATGAGCCGCGAGTTCGCCGAGGACACCGCGTGCACCCTCGCCGCGGCGGGCATCCCGGCGATCCTCTCGCCGATCCCCTGCCCCACGCCCGTCACGGCGTACGCGGTGAATGAGCTCGGGGCTGTGGCCGGCGTCATGATCACGGCCAGCCACAACCCGCCCGAGTACAACGGCTACAAGGTCTACTGGGGCAACGGCGCGCAGATCATCCCGCCGCACGACAAGGGCATCGCGGCCGCGATCGACGCTTCCCCGGCGGCGAAGGACGTGCCTCGGATGGACCTCGACGAGGCCCGCGCGAAGGGGCTCGTTCGTTCGTTCCCGAACGATCTCGACGATCGGTATCTTGCCGCGATCGCCGCGCTCTCCGTGCGGGGCGACGGGGATCGTTCGCTCGCGATCGTGTACACGCCGCTGCACGGCGTGGGGAATCGGCTCGTGCGGGCGGCGCTCGCGGCGGCGGGGTTTTCCCGGGTCACGACCGTGCCCGAGCAGGCGGAGCCGGACGGCGCGTTCCCGACCGTGGCGTTCCCGAACCCCGAGGAGAAGGGCGCGATGGATCTGTCCTTCGCGCTCGCGGAGCGTGAGGGCGCGACGCTCATCCTGGCGAACGATCCCGACGTCGATCGCCTCGCCGTCGCCGTGCGCCGCCCCGAGGGCGGATACACGCAGCTCACGGGCAACCAGGTCGGCACGCTGCTCGGCCATTACCTGCTCACGCGCACGCCGGCTTGTTTGTCGGACGATGCCCCTGTCGAGGGCGCTCAGAAGAAGCTCGTGATCGCGTCGATCGTCTCGTCGCCCATGCTTGGCGCGATCGCGCGCGCGCACGGGGTTCGGTACGAGGAGACGCTGACCGGCTTCAAGTGGATCGCGAATCGCGCGATGGATCTCGAACGCGCGGAGGGCGCGGCGTTCGTCTTCGGGTACGAGGAGGCGCTCGGGTACACGGTGGGCACGCTCGTGCGTGACAAGGATGGCATTGGCGCGGCGCTCGTCTTTGCCGAGCTCGCGAGCGTGATTCAGGCCGGCGGCAAGAGCGTGCTCGACGAGCTCGAAGCCCTCTCGCGCCGGTATGGCCTCTACGCGAGTGGGCAGCGCTCGGTGACCTTGCCGGGCACCGAGGGCGTTGCGCAGATCCAGGCCGCGATGGATCGGCTGCGTGCGTCGAAGCCCTCGCGCGTTGGCGCGCTCGCCGTGCTTGCGCTCTCGGATTTCCAGGCGCAGGTCCGCACGTTCCCGGACGGCCGCACCGAGCCGCTCACGCTCCCGAAGAGCAACATGATCGCGCTGGATCTCGAGGGTGGCAGCCGCATCATCGCGCGACCGAGCGGGACCGAGCCCAAGATCAAATTCTACTTCGACATCCGCGAGCCCATCACGCCGGGCGAGGCCATCTCCGCGGCCGAAGAACGCGCGAAGACGCGCATGACCGACCTCGAAAAAGCGCTCTCCGCCCTCGTCGGCATCTGA